The Euryarchaeota archaeon genome includes a region encoding these proteins:
- a CDS encoding exo-alpha-sialidase, with protein sequence MTRAGSPFLFVVMVAGLMTAGCVANQERETPLIEDLLPVAAPSSAFTPVAADGIVKLRCFPIGDKTGCNFETTVSPETRQGNEVTVAVNPKDAGNIVAGAKDYTPDTAGECVWDGVYSTHDAGKTWSSKSLPGSPWLLVNDAGSFELNEMSNYWCATDPVVAFGPDGTFYYAVMAYQGDPVTASKIGKDQTGTGVNDVVFNRVAQVCAVSTDGGKTFDSFNVIDVGSFPVNFHDRQWITVDQYDGSVHVAWTSGLAFGNVAYRSTDKCKTWQGPVLLDDQTNPLGPTPGQLFMSTGPANDVWISGRAGDGPYFSKSTDGGATFSPWKRAVEAEDKGMNATYRSAGLGFIAVDSSKGPHSGNAYLAFADTRNGDRDMFLTRSTDGGASWSEPVRLNDDALGNGVDQFFPAISVSPKGIVDVAWYDRRNGDNYLLDLYYSYSDDGGATWSPNFRVTEVSSDPKWSIHQAGFVFIGDYIDMDSSVEGAHPVWVDTRHEKADVFVASILRPIDPK encoded by the coding sequence ATGACGAGGGCAGGGAGCCCGTTTTTGTTCGTGGTCATGGTGGCAGGGCTCATGACGGCAGGGTGTGTGGCAAACCAGGAGCGCGAGACGCCGCTCATCGAGGACCTTCTCCCCGTCGCGGCCCCTTCGAGCGCCTTCACACCCGTGGCCGCGGATGGCATCGTCAAGCTCCGTTGCTTCCCCATAGGCGACAAGACGGGTTGCAATTTCGAAACGACCGTCTCGCCCGAGACGCGCCAAGGTAACGAGGTCACGGTCGCCGTGAACCCCAAAGACGCCGGGAACATCGTCGCGGGGGCGAAGGACTACACGCCCGACACGGCAGGCGAATGCGTCTGGGACGGCGTCTACTCGACGCACGACGCCGGAAAGACGTGGTCGAGCAAAAGCCTCCCCGGATCCCCATGGCTTCTTGTGAACGACGCCGGCAGCTTCGAACTCAACGAGATGAGCAACTACTGGTGCGCAACGGACCCCGTCGTCGCCTTCGGACCGGACGGCACCTTCTACTACGCCGTCATGGCGTACCAGGGGGACCCCGTGACCGCCAGCAAGATCGGCAAGGACCAGACCGGCACGGGTGTGAACGACGTCGTCTTCAACCGCGTCGCCCAGGTGTGCGCGGTGTCGACGGACGGCGGCAAGACCTTCGATTCGTTCAACGTCATAGACGTCGGCTCCTTCCCCGTCAACTTTCACGACCGGCAGTGGATAACCGTCGACCAGTACGATGGGTCTGTGCACGTCGCGTGGACCTCGGGCCTGGCGTTTGGCAACGTCGCCTACCGTTCGACCGACAAGTGCAAGACGTGGCAGGGACCCGTCCTCCTGGACGACCAGACGAACCCCCTTGGTCCCACCCCCGGGCAGCTCTTCATGTCCACGGGCCCCGCTAACGACGTGTGGATAAGCGGCCGCGCCGGAGACGGCCCATACTTCTCAAAGAGCACCGACGGGGGCGCGACTTTCAGCCCCTGGAAGCGGGCGGTCGAGGCAGAGGACAAGGGCATGAACGCGACTTACAGGTCGGCGGGGCTCGGGTTCATCGCCGTCGATTCGTCCAAAGGCCCTCACTCGGGAAACGCCTACCTCGCGTTCGCGGACACTCGAAACGGCGACCGCGACATGTTCTTGACGCGTTCCACCGACGGCGGGGCCTCGTGGAGCGAGCCGGTGAGGCTCAACGACGACGCCCTGGGGAACGGCGTGGACCAGTTCTTCCCCGCGATAAGCGTGTCGCCCAAGGGAATCGTCGATGTCGCGTGGTACGACAGGCGAAACGGCGACAACTACCTTCTCGACCTCTACTACTCTTACAGCGACGACGGCGGCGCGACTTGGAGCCCGAACTTCCGCGTGACTGAGGTGAGTAGCGACCCCAAGTGGAGCATCCACCAGGCCGGGTTCGTGTTCATCGGCGACTACATCGACATGGATTCATCGGTCGAAGGGGCCCACCCCGTATGGGTCGACACGAGGCACGAGAAGGCGGATGTCTTCGTGGCAAGCATCCTCCGGCCGATAGACCCGAAATGA
- a CDS encoding UbiA family prenyltransferase produces MGKTAAARSGDSKGLAYLYEIRPVPMLATLLAALLGALYAATPGSLDLTRLPVYLLAVAAALYCGHALDSLVDYHRRGETKFVYMGFFEDSGGLLSERELAAAAFVASAIWLIASLSLAPPGSALFAVSFAGFVIAALYSFALDRHPVTVSLAYPAGTALAMVGGFLLAGGTDAFAILAIAVPIFVYLVGGKIVSDQIDFEADSAIAKRTVVVVLGRERAKWFGYSLCVAALIVALASAGLGYLPMISTAGIAGASILLFTSFRMEAAKGVLALVAGGYVFLISTIAPLIY; encoded by the coding sequence ATGGGAAAGACCGCGGCCGCGCGCTCCGGCGACTCGAAAGGATTGGCCTACCTCTACGAGATACGCCCGGTCCCGATGCTCGCAACACTTCTTGCCGCACTCCTTGGCGCACTTTATGCCGCAACCCCGGGCTCGTTGGACCTTACGCGTCTTCCCGTTTACCTCCTCGCCGTTGCCGCGGCCCTCTACTGCGGACACGCGTTGGACAGTCTGGTCGATTACCATCGCCGCGGCGAGACGAAATTCGTCTACATGGGATTCTTCGAAGACAGCGGAGGACTCCTCTCGGAGCGCGAATTGGCGGCCGCGGCGTTCGTCGCGTCGGCCATCTGGTTGATCGCGTCCCTCTCGCTTGCTCCCCCGGGGAGCGCCCTTTTCGCCGTCTCGTTCGCGGGGTTCGTGATCGCCGCGCTTTACAGCTTCGCGCTTGATCGTCACCCCGTGACCGTGAGCCTCGCCTATCCGGCCGGGACCGCGCTTGCGATGGTGGGCGGGTTCCTCCTGGCGGGCGGCACGGACGCGTTCGCAATCTTGGCCATCGCAGTACCAATATTCGTGTACCTCGTGGGCGGCAAGATCGTTTCCGACCAGATAGATTTCGAGGCCGATTCGGCGATCGCCAAACGGACGGTCGTCGTTGTCCTCGGCAGGGAGCGCGCCAAATGGTTCGGTTACTCCCTCTGTGTGGCGGCCCTGATCGTCGCGCTCGCATCCGCGGGCCTTGGGTACCTCCCGATGATATCCACGGCGGGTATCGCGGGCGCGTCGATCCTGCTCTTCACCAGTTTCCGGATGGAGGCGGCGAAGGGTGTGCTCGCCCTCGTTGCCGGGGGCTACGTGTTCCTCATTTCGACGATTGCGCCCCTCATCTACTGA
- a CDS encoding thiamine diphosphokinase, translated as MEVDESSRTSFARILVVLGGESPRRADLRRAAASAFVIAADSGAEHLERVGLTPDLVVGDLDSIRRETIARLRSKGVPCVRFPRRKGATDGDLAIAEALRRGPRELVVAAAWGDRPDHSLANVALLERASRRGLAVRGIEARARFHLLSPRRTVRIGEPRGTLVSVVPLSSRLMGLTLSGFEWDLRRASVRRGETLTMSNIVRSRRATASLERGSALLVVPLRAKAR; from the coding sequence GTGGAGGTGGACGAGTCGAGCCGCACGTCTTTTGCCCGGATACTGGTCGTGCTTGGCGGTGAGTCGCCAAGACGGGCGGACCTTCGCCGCGCCGCCGCATCGGCGTTCGTGATCGCGGCCGATTCCGGGGCCGAACACCTTGAGCGCGTTGGGCTTACGCCAGACCTCGTCGTTGGCGACCTCGACAGCATCCGCCGGGAAACGATCGCGCGTCTTCGCTCAAAGGGTGTTCCATGCGTGCGGTTCCCCCGACGAAAAGGGGCGACGGATGGTGACCTCGCCATCGCCGAAGCCCTTAGGCGTGGCCCGCGTGAGCTCGTCGTCGCCGCGGCATGGGGGGACCGCCCCGACCATTCGCTCGCCAACGTGGCGCTCCTTGAACGGGCTTCGAGACGGGGCTTAGCCGTACGCGGGATCGAGGCGCGCGCAAGATTCCACCTCCTCTCGCCAAGAAGGACCGTCCGCATAGGCGAACCACGGGGGACGTTGGTGTCCGTAGTCCCGCTCTCGAGCCGTCTCATGGGGCTCACTCTTTCCGGATTCGAATGGGACCTTCGTCGCGCAAGCGTGAGGCGTGGCGAGACCCTGACGATGAGCAACATCGTGAGGTCGCGCCGAGCAACAGCGTCTCTCGAACGTGGGAGCGCGCTTCTGGTCGTGCCGCTTAGGGCGAAAGCTCGATGA
- the sucC gene encoding ADP-forming succinate--CoA ligase subunit beta encodes MKLFEYQGREVFAKHAIPTPAGFVISRPEEFEALRPSLKFPLVIKAQVLVGGRGKAGGIRFAANFEEGLEAVKAVLGMSIKGLVVKKVFVVEKLAFEREFYAGVLVDRSTRSTLFMFSTEGGVEIESVPDDKIRKVTVNPVSGYSGFHTRTLLAGTGLPADVQKQLGAIFSKLYSAFKAMDAELLEINPLALTKDGRVVAADSKVILDDGALFRHQEFDQPDEELTPLEEEAREKGIAFIQLDGRIGVIANGAGLTMATLDALNEFGGKAGVFLDLGGTDNPEKVREAFLLMRKADPSVMLLNLFGGITKSDTVAKGVKMVLDTETIAFPIVTRIKGTNEKEAKEILQHAGLLSADTLQAAAKLTVDTERTRSHPRESARRPI; translated from the coding sequence ATGAAGCTATTCGAATATCAGGGCCGCGAGGTGTTCGCCAAGCATGCGATCCCGACGCCCGCGGGATTCGTCATATCGAGACCCGAGGAGTTCGAGGCGTTGAGACCGTCCTTGAAGTTCCCATTGGTCATCAAGGCGCAGGTCTTGGTCGGCGGCCGTGGGAAAGCGGGCGGGATACGGTTCGCGGCCAACTTCGAAGAAGGCCTCGAGGCAGTGAAAGCGGTCCTCGGGATGTCCATCAAGGGACTCGTCGTGAAGAAGGTCTTCGTCGTCGAGAAGCTCGCTTTCGAACGGGAGTTCTATGCGGGCGTGCTGGTCGACCGTTCGACGCGTTCCACGCTCTTCATGTTCTCCACCGAGGGCGGCGTCGAGATAGAGTCGGTGCCCGACGACAAGATCCGGAAGGTGACCGTCAACCCCGTTTCCGGATACTCGGGGTTCCACACGCGGACGCTACTTGCCGGAACGGGACTCCCCGCCGACGTGCAGAAGCAACTGGGCGCCATATTCTCCAAGCTATATTCTGCTTTCAAGGCCATGGACGCCGAGCTCCTCGAGATAAACCCGCTGGCCCTCACGAAGGACGGTCGTGTCGTCGCGGCGGATAGCAAGGTGATCTTGGATGACGGCGCGCTCTTTCGCCACCAGGAATTCGACCAACCGGACGAGGAACTCACGCCCTTGGAGGAGGAGGCCCGGGAGAAGGGGATCGCGTTCATCCAGCTCGACGGGAGGATCGGCGTCATCGCGAACGGGGCTGGCCTCACGATGGCGACTCTCGACGCGTTGAACGAATTCGGCGGGAAAGCGGGGGTCTTTCTCGACCTCGGCGGCACGGACAACCCCGAGAAAGTGCGCGAAGCGTTCCTCCTCATGCGCAAAGCCGACCCGAGTGTGATGCTCCTCAACCTCTTCGGCGGAATCACCAAATCCGACACGGTGGCCAAGGGTGTGAAGATGGTGCTCGACACGGAGACCATCGCCTTCCCGATAGTGACGCGCATCAAAGGCACGAACGAGAAGGAGGCAAAGGAGATACTGCAACACGCAGGCCTCCTCTCTGCCGACACCCTCCAAGCGGCGGCGAAACTCACCGTCGACACGGAAAGGACGAGAAGCCATCCACGGGAAAGTGCGCGGAGGCCGATCTGA
- the sucD gene encoding succinate--CoA ligase subunit alpha, producing MAIVLDGNTKVLVQGATGHQGTFHIGAMLQFGTKVVAGVTPGKSGQSVHSVPVFESCAEAVAKTGANTSLVFVPAAFTKDAVFEALDAGLKTVIVITEHVPVHDCMEFVHYARYKGATVIGPNCPGAASPAHKAKVGILPGHIFKPGSVGIASRSGTLTYEIVSALTEAGVGQSTCIGLGGDPVVGTTFVDALRMFNADPETEAIVLVGEIGGTAEEEAARFVEEHVKKPVFAYIAGRTAPEGKRMGHAGAIVSRGMGTAQSKMDAFKKAGVEVARFPTDVAVLVKRAV from the coding sequence ATGGCAATCGTCCTCGACGGGAACACGAAGGTCCTCGTCCAAGGCGCCACGGGCCATCAGGGCACTTTCCACATAGGCGCGATGCTTCAGTTCGGCACCAAGGTCGTCGCGGGAGTGACTCCGGGGAAGTCGGGCCAATCCGTCCACTCGGTGCCCGTTTTTGAAAGCTGCGCCGAGGCGGTCGCAAAGACCGGAGCGAACACGTCATTGGTATTCGTCCCGGCGGCGTTCACCAAGGACGCGGTCTTCGAAGCACTCGATGCCGGGCTAAAGACTGTGATCGTGATCACCGAGCACGTCCCGGTCCACGATTGCATGGAGTTCGTCCACTACGCCCGCTACAAGGGCGCGACGGTGATCGGGCCGAACTGTCCCGGCGCGGCGTCCCCGGCCCACAAGGCCAAAGTCGGGATACTTCCCGGCCACATCTTCAAACCGGGCTCCGTCGGCATCGCGTCAAGGAGCGGCACGTTGACCTACGAGATCGTGAGCGCGCTGACGGAGGCAGGCGTCGGGCAATCCACGTGCATCGGCCTCGGTGGCGACCCCGTGGTCGGCACCACCTTCGTCGACGCTCTGCGCATGTTCAACGCCGACCCGGAGACGGAGGCCATTGTACTCGTTGGCGAGATCGGCGGCACGGCCGAGGAAGAAGCGGCGAGGTTCGTCGAGGAGCACGTGAAGAAGCCCGTCTTCGCCTATATCGCCGGCCGCACCGCGCCGGAGGGAAAACGGATGGGGCACGCCGGCGCGATCGTCAGCCGCGGAATGGGGACGGCCCAATCCAAGATGGACGCCTTCAAGAAGGCGGGCGTCGAGGTCGCGAGGTTCCCGACCGACGTCGCTGTCCTCGTGAAACGCGCCGTCTGA